CAAATGCAGTAGTTGGAGGTATATCAATAATACTATTTGGTATGATTGCAGCCATAGGTCTTAGAACAGTAGTTGAAAACAAAGTTGACTTTACTAAATCAAGAAACCTGATAATAGCTGCAACAATATTAGTTTTAGGTCTTGGCGGAGCTGTATTGCCTATTAATTTAGGATCTATAAGCTTCTCAATGGAAGGAATGGCATTAGCAGCAATTGTAGGTATTATCCTAAATAAACTTTTACCAGAAGCACAATAATAATAATAAATTAATATATACATGTAAAATCCCTATCACACTGTGTATAGGGATTTTATGTGTTAATAGCCGTTAGGATTGCTTTGACGACTATAATTTATTCATTAGAATAGAGCAGTTTTTTTAGCAGGTTCAGTCTTAGCTATCAGTTTACCTTTAGTAAAGTTATATAGAACTTCCTTTTTCTCATTAAGTGCATTATAGAAATTATTAGAGTTAAGAATTATGAAGCTTGCTGGATTTCCTTCTTTAATGCCGTAGCTATCTCCTAGGTGAAGAGTTCTTGCAGCATTATGAGTGACCAGCTTATAGGAGTTTAGAATTTCTTCATAACCCATCATTTGGCATACATGCAAGCCCATATGGATTACATCCCTCATATTACCATCTCCTAGAGGATACCAAGGATCAAATATATCATCATGTCCAAATGAAACATTTATGCCATCTGCAAGCAATTCTTTAACTCTAGTTATACCTCTACGTTTTGGATAAGTATCAAATCTTCCTTGAAGGTGAGTATTTACTAATGGGTTAGCAACAAAGTTTATATTGCTCATTCTTAGAAGTCTAAATAATTTATAAGCATATGCATTGTTATAGGAATGCATTGCAGTAGTATGGCTAGCTGTAACTCTTTCCTTCAAACCAGATTCATAAGCTCTAGCAGCCAATGTTTCAACAAAGCGTGATTGTTCATCATCTATTTCATCGCAGTGAACGTCAACTAGCTTTTCATATTTTTCAGCTAGCTTCATAATAAAGTTTAAGCTTTCTACACCATACTCACGAGTAAACTCGAAATGAGGAATAGCGCCTATAACATCAGCACCCATCTTCACAGCATTTTCCACTAATTGTTTACCATTAGGGAAGCTCATAATACCATCCTGTGGAAATGCAACTATTTGAATATTAACCTCATCCTTTAAATCATCTTTTAGCTCTAACATAGCTTCCAAAGCTATTAGTGTTGGATCTGTTACGTCAACATGTGTACGAACATGTCCTATACCATTTGCAGCTTGTTTTCTTATGGCATTTCTTGCTCTATCCTTTACATCTTGCTTAGATAATTTTTCTTTTCTTTCAGCCCAACAAGCTATTCCTTCAAATAATGTACCAGATAAGTTCCATCTAGGGTCACCTGCAGTAAGAGTAGCATCAAGATGGACGTGAGATTCGATAAACTGAGGCAATACCATGCAGCCATCACAGTCAATTATTTCATCACCAGGAATTGGTTCAATATCAGGAGCTATTTTTTCAAATTTTCCATCTTTAACTAGAATATCTGTTTTTTCAGTGCTGTTTTCAAAAAATACATTTTTAACTAACATTATATTAATCCTCCTCTTTTTAGTATATATTTAGTTAAACTAGGCCTTATTTTTTTTAATAACTTCAGAAATAAAGTATATAACTGCAGAAACTACAAGTGAGTTTATAGGAGCGATACCCCATTTAATGAATACACCTGCTAATGCGCCTGCTACAACTGCGACGATAGCACCTACATTTACTATTTCTGGCTTATAATTGGGATCCTGATATTGAGTTCTATTCATGAAGTAATGAATTATAATCACAACCCCAACTGGTGGAATCATACCTCCAAGCAAGCTAAGATATGATACGAAGTTGTTATACAACCAAACTGCAGTTACTGTACCAATACCACCGCCTATTAAAATCAAAGGTTTACTTTGAATCTTAGTTATGTTAGCAAGTCCTAGTCCAGCAGTATAAAGAGCGTTGTTATTTGTAGTCCAAATGTTTAGTCCAAGGACTAATATAGCTGGAAGCATAAGACCTTGAGCAATAAGAATATCAAATATATCAGGATTTCCAGTAGTAGCTCCACCTACAGCCCCAAATATAAACATTATACAGTTTCCAATAAAGAATGCTATAACAGTTGACCAAACTGCACTCTTAGAAGTCTTTCCAAAACGGGTGAAGTTTGGTGTACTTGTCCCTCCACTTACAAAGTTACCTATTACTATAGTAAGAGCAGCTGCCATAGTAAGAGGCTGAACAGGCACTTCTGAAAAAACGTTTGCAAAACCTCCAACTTGACTTATACCATAATTTACTGAATAAAC
This genomic stretch from Proteiniborus sp. DW1 harbors:
- the codA gene encoding cytosine deaminase, with the protein product MLVKNVFFENSTEKTDILVKDGKFEKIAPDIEPIPGDEIIDCDGCMVLPQFIESHVHLDATLTAGDPRWNLSGTLFEGIACWAERKEKLSKQDVKDRARNAIRKQAANGIGHVRTHVDVTDPTLIALEAMLELKDDLKDEVNIQIVAFPQDGIMSFPNGKQLVENAVKMGADVIGAIPHFEFTREYGVESLNFIMKLAEKYEKLVDVHCDEIDDEQSRFVETLAARAYESGLKERVTASHTTAMHSYNNAYAYKLFRLLRMSNINFVANPLVNTHLQGRFDTYPKRRGITRVKELLADGINVSFGHDDIFDPWYPLGDGNMRDVIHMGLHVCQMMGYEEILNSYKLVTHNAARTLHLGDSYGIKEGNPASFIILNSNNFYNALNEKKEVLYNFTKGKLIAKTEPAKKTALF
- the codB gene encoding cytosine permease → MSELAKKQNVDTEHSLSAVDEKSRQGFWSLMVVLVGFTFFSPSMTAGGNLGLGLTLKDFFIAMILGNAFLGAYTALLAHIGQNTGLTMDLLARRSFGEKGSYLSSVLISFTQIGWFGVGVAMFALPVAKMLNLNATLLVIVTGIAMTATAYYGFKALAVLGSIAVPLITILGVYSVNYGISQVGGFANVFSEVPVQPLTMAAALTIVIGNFVSGGTSTPNFTRFGKTSKSAVWSTVIAFFIGNCIMFIFGAVGGATTGNPDIFDILIAQGLMLPAILVLGLNIWTTNNNALYTAGLGLANITKIQSKPLILIGGGIGTVTAVWLYNNFVSYLSLLGGMIPPVGVVIIIHYFMNRTQYQDPNYKPEIVNVGAIVAVVAGALAGVFIKWGIAPINSLVVSAVIYFISEVIKKNKA